One Oncorhynchus mykiss isolate Arlee chromosome 9, USDA_OmykA_1.1, whole genome shotgun sequence genomic window, CGCTTGGCCACGTAGTTTTCATAGTAGCGCCGGTTCATCTGCCGCGTCTCCAGCGTGGCCAGGCCCTGCGGCCAATTCCTTTCGTGGGCGTTCTCAATCAGCTCGTTAATGATGGACAGAGGACAGCCGCTGTCGATGAGCGAACGCTTGATGACCGCCTGGAGAACTGCATCTGGCGTGGAGATCATCCCGCCCCAGCGCGTCACCCGCACAGGTTGGAGGGAGTTGACCCATCTGTTGGGCAGGTCAGGAACAGGTGAGATGTGGAATAGGATCTTTAGCTCTAAAGCACTGTGACAACACGCTAATGTAAAAAGGGCTTAATAAATGTGATTTTTAAAGTGAGTTTGAATGATTGTAGCAGTCAAACAATATCCAACATAATAGACTTGAGGCTGAAATCAAGTGCTAAAACTCCTGAAAATATTCTAGAGGAGAGGGCCAAAGGGACAGGAGAGTAAACTCACTCCAGGATCTCGTTGTACTCAATGCTCTCCTCCAGGTTCTGCATGTTGGGGTTTGCACTGCGTATTGCTCTCATGTTTGCTTTTAGCAGCTGGATGTCCCGTTTCTGACAAtggaagaaacacacacacaccagatcccTGAACATTGAGGAACAGAGCACTAATGGATTTGCATACAGgtatatcacaggaggttggtggagccttaattggggaggacgggctcgtgatAATGGTTGGAgcagaatggtatcaaatacactgctcaaaaaaataaagggaacactaaaataacacatcctagatctgaatgaatgaaatattcttattaaatacttttttcttaacatagttgaatgtgctgacaacaacacaaatgatcaatggaaatcaaatttatcaacccatggaggtctggatttggagtcacacaaaattaaagtggaaaaccacactacaggctgatccaactttgatgtaatgtccttaaaacaagtcaaaatgaggctcagtagtgtgtgtggcctccacgtgcctgtatgacctacctacaacgcctgggcatgctcctgatgaggtggcagatggtctcctgagggatctcctcccagacctggactaaagcatccgccaactcctgaacagtctgtggtgcaacgtggcattggtggatggagcgagacatgatgtcacagatgtgctcaattggattcaggtctggggaacgggcgggccagtccatagcatcaatgccttcctcttgcaggaactgctgacacactccagccacatgaggtctagcattgtcttgcattaggaggaacctagggccaaccgcaccagcatatggtctcacaaggggtctgaggatctcatctcggtacctaatggcagtcaggctacctctggcgagcacatggagggctgtgcggccccccaaagaaatgccaccccacaccatgactgacccaccgccaaaccggtcatgctggaggatgttgcaggcagcagaacgttctccaaggcgtctccagactctgtcacatgtgctcagtgtgaacctgctttcatctgtgaagagcacagggcgccagtggcgaatttgccaatcttggtgttctctggcaaatgccaaacgtcctgcacgctGTTGGGCTGtaagcggtcctgctgctggtcctgctgctgggttgttgccctcctacgaccttctccacgtctcctgatgtactggcccgtctcctggtagcgcctctatgctctggacactacactgacagacacagcaaaccttcttgcattgatgtgccatcctggatgagctgcactacctgagccacttgtgtgggttgtagactccgtctcatgctaccactagagtgaaagcaccgccagcattcaaaagtgaccaaaacatcagccaggaagcataggaactgagaagtggtctgtggtcaccacctgcagaaccactcctttattgggggtgtcttgctaattgcctataatttccacctgttgtctattccatttgcacaacagcatgtgaaatgtattgtcaatcagtgttgcttcctaagtggacagtttgatttcacagaagtgtgattgacttggagttacattgtgttgtttaagtgttccctttatttttttgagcagtgtacatcaaacacatggtttccatgtgtttgatgccattccattcatgCCGTTCCAGCCatttatgagccgttctcccctcagcagcctctactgGGGTATATGTATGCaacatgagagtgtgtgtgtgcttacttgTTCCCCCAGCTGGTGTTTGTGCTCTGCAGCATTTTTCTCTAGTTCAGAGATCTTGGTCTGCTGCTGCTGTACCACGCCACGTAAGTGCTTGATGCAGTTGTGGTTGCACATCTCATCTTTCGGCATCTCCAGCCTGCGGCGAGATTGTGACATTATGAAATTAAAGCCACTACGTCACTCTAGAGACCACTACAATactaaataataaatacaagACTAGGTAATGTCACATTCTGCAGTGGTGGTGCGGCATGCCCAGCAACTCAAAAGTCACAGCCATGTTTTCCCATTCTGTCTGGTCTACCTTGCTGTGTAATGTGCTCTAATGTCACCTACCCACAGCCCTCCTCACAGTTGACAGGTCTTTTGGGGTTGTGCTCGCAGTCCTTCAGGTGAGACTGCAGTTGATCTAGCCGCAGTGTGGCTGGGCAGCCGAAGCCAGCGTTGTCACAAGCGATTTGGAGTTTGGAGAGCATGTTGCGCATGATGCGGGGCACAGGCCGGAGGTGAGCCAGTGTCACCACGCTGCGGTCCACAGGACAGATCTGCTGCTGGTTGAACCACTGGGTGATGCAGGCGTTGCAGAAGGCATGCTCACAGTGTGGGGCCTAGACATAGGAGAAAAAGGAGCggagatgggaaaagggaagATGGGAAAATAAGTATATTGTTTGAAATCAGTGAAAGGTCTATATTAAGAACTGTGACAACCTGTCTAAATAAAGGATAAACAAAATAAGTCCTTGTAATAGATCTGGTCCAGCGGTATAGGAGGTATAGTAGGCCATTAACCTGCACTGGCTCCTCCAGTACCATGCTGC contains:
- the LOC110532551 gene encoding E3 ubiquitin-protein ligase NRDP1, with protein sequence MGYDVTRFQGEVDEDLLCPICSMVLEEPVQAPHCEHAFCNACITQWFNQQQICPVDRSVVTLAHLRPVPRIMRNMLSKLQIACDNAGFGCPATLRLDQLQSHLKDCEHNPKRPVNCEEGCGLEMPKDEMCNHNCIKHLRGVVQQQQTKISELEKNAAEHKHQLGEQKRDIQLLKANMRAIRSANPNMQNLEESIEYNEILEWVNSLQPVRVTRWGGMISTPDAVLQAVIKRSLIDSGCPLSIINELIENAHERNWPQGLATLETRQMNRRYYENYVAKRIPGKQAVVVMACENQHMGEDMILEPGLVMIFAHGVEEIL